Genomic DNA from Blastocatellia bacterium:
TATGGCACAGGGCAACGTGCTGGAGGGACGCATCAGCACCAACACTACGTTGACACCGAACCGTGAATACACACTCAATGGAATCGTCTTTGTTGATCCTGGTGTGACATTGACCATTCTGCCCGGCACGACGATCAAGGGCGGCGACCGCAGCGCGCTGGTCATTGAGCGCGGCGCCAAGCTGATAGCTGAAGGGACGCCGACAGCGCCGATCATCTTCACCAGCGCGAAAGCGCCTGGCTCGCGCACGCCGCGGGATTGGGGCGGTGTGTGGATCAATGGACGCGCGCCGATCAATGTTCCCGGCGGCGAAGACCTCGGTGAAGCCGGTCTGACCGGTGTCTACGGCGGCGGGCTCAATCCAGACCCCAACGACAACAGTGGTGTCATTCGGTACGTCCGCATTGAGTTTGCCGGGTTCCCTGTGGCGCCTGATCGTGAATTGAATAATTTCACTCTGGCAGGCGTCGGCGCTGGTACGACCATTGACCACATCCACGTCAACCGGGGCGGCGATGATGGCGTCGAGTTCTTTGGCGGGACGGTCAATGTCAAATACGTTCTGATCACCGGCCCTGGCGATGATGGATTCGATTGGCAGACCGGATATACGGGCAAAGCCCAGTTCGTGGTGGTGCAGCAAGATGCTGAGGTTGATGTGGCAGCCGACCGGGGCATCGAAGCCGACAACAACGAACAGGATAACGAGTTGCTGCCGCGCTCCAATCCGATCATTTACAATGCCACAATCGTTGGCGACCCGCGGCCCGGTTTGGGCGGCGGCGCCGGCGTTGTGTTGCGACGTGGCACGGCGGGCACAATGCGCAATATGATTGTGACCGGCTTCAAGCGGGCTGGCATTGATGTGCAAGGTAGCTCCAGTCAAGCGCAACTCAGCAGCGGCCGATTGGTCGTCTCCAACAGCATCGTGTTCGGCAATAATCCCAATTTCGCCAGCGGCGCGACGGCCACCGCCTTGGCTCCGCTCAACGCGCAGGTGGATCCACAACTGATTGATCCATTCACACTGGGCAATCCGGATTTCCGCCCGCGCGAGACGTCACCGGCTAAGAACCCGATGATGGTGGCGACCCCGCCCAACGACGGTTTCTTCTCACCGGTGAACTTCCTTGGCGGCGTTGATCCGGAGAATGACTGGACCAAGGCGCAATGGATCCGCATCAACCTCAGCTAACTCGTGACTCGTGGGCCGTGGTTCGTGGACTGTGGACCGTGAACCGGTTCGCTGTCCACTGTTCACTCACCACGGATCACGAATCACGAATCACCGATCCACGGATCACGAATCACGAATCATGATTTACCATTCACGACTCATGTGGGTGCTCCTGAGTTTGCTGCTCTCGGTGAGCTGCGGCCACGTTGCTGGTCACAAACCACTCCCGTTGCTGCACGCTCAACCGAGCGCAGAAGTACTCGCTCAACAGATTCTGCTTGGTATCGCCAATCGCGATGAGCAGGCTTTGCGGCAGTTGGCGCTGACCAAAGACGAGTTTTGTCAAGCCGTATGGCCGGAGCTGCCCTCCGCTCAAACGCCGAATATGACCTGTGAGTGGGCTTGGAATGCGTTCCTACCAAGCGATGTGGCTGGCTTGCGCCAGATTCTTTTGGAGCACGGTGGCAAGTCTTACAACCTGGTTCGCCTGCGATTCGCCAAAGGCACAACGACATACAAAAGCTTCAAGGTTCACGAAGACACGCGCATGATCGTCGTTGATGACGGAGGCAAAGAACAGGAATTGAAACTCTGCGGTTCGATCCTCGAATATCAAGGTCAATACAAGCTGTTCAGTTTCATCATTGATTAGCGACGTATGTTCAGAATTCGTTCATCCATCTCTCCGCATTATTTGCGCTCCACTCGTTATAACCAAGCCCTCCTTTAATCCCACCTTTACCCGTGTCCGACAGGAGGCCGGTTTGCTCCGCCGGCCTCCACTCTTGTGAGAATGTGGCATAGGCGTTCCCGCCTGTGCTCCGTTTTCATTCTTCATGGCGTGCAATCGCATAGGGGCGATTCCCGTGAAAATAACATTTTGTGGCGAGCGTAAGCTCATGGGCAATTTTTGAAAAGAATGTTGCGCGGCAATGAGGCCGATTCGCCGGATCAATCCCGATTCACCACCAGCCGCTACCTACGCACTCCCCAGCACCGATGAGGCCAATTCGCCGGATCAGCTCCGATCAACCATCAATCGCCCATGTAGCGACTGCCCGTTGGCGACGCTTACTGCGGCCTCAGTGGGATGCACAGAACATGATTTACTCATTTTTAACACAGGCGTCACCAGGTTGTAATGGAGGGCGTATAGAATCCCCGCCTTGCGCAAGCGATTCAACTTTTCAAACCAATTACAGGAGGGAGATATTCTATGCACAAGACAATCTCACATCTGGCAATCGGCGTCTTGCTGGCGGTGACACTGGCGGTCATCTTGCCGGCGTCACTGGCGCAGGATCAAACAGACCCGCTGTCGAGCATGGTAGCGGTGACGCTCAAAGATTCAGCGGGCACAGGCGCCACCAACGTCGCCGATTTCGTGAAAGCGCGTGTCAATCAATTTGCGCGCGGCCATCTTTCACCCACAATCCAGTTTCCACTGGCCAACGCAGCGACTGACAGTGTGCGAGCCTTGCAGGGGCTTCACCACAACGTCGTCATCAAATGGCTGGACAATCTAACGTTCAGCAATGCAGCCGATGCGCCGCGGTTTGGCGCCAATTGTGATTACCTTGCTTACTTTGGTGATGGTTGGAACGCCACGCCGGGCAGCGCGCCACAGTACAATGGCAGCGGCAGCGCCGGCTGGGTTTGGGTCAACCACGAATACATCTCTGGCGAGCCGGCGAACACAACGACGGCGCCCACGAATCAACATCTGACGCTTGCCAAATTCCTACGAGCGCGCGGGCTGCTGACCAACGACATCACCTCCAACATCTGGTCACAGGCTGATGTGGATACGATCACGCGCGCGCACAAGCGCCAGCTTGGCGGTTCATGGTTCCGCGTCGTGCAGGACCCATCCACCGGCGAGTGGGTCGTGGATAAGAATTCACGAAACCTGCGCTACGACGCCACCAGCAACACGTTGGCGCGAGTGGCCGGACAGGGGCTGTTGACCCGGGCCAATGATGACAACGGCAATCCTCTACCAGAAGGTGTGGTGCCCGGCATTACCGGTGATTGCTCCGGCTTGCAGACGCCCTGGGGCACGATCATCACAGCCGAAGAAAATGTGCAGGATTATTACGGTGACCTGGAAGCATGCTGGACCAGCCAGAACCGCTTCGTGCCCGGCCAAGGCTTCGATCCGGGCCGAAACATTTCGCCGATTATTACGCCCAGCCCTGCCTCTGAATTCGGCCGGCTCTCCAATCCAAATGAACGGCATAGCCGCGAGTACTATGGTTACCTCGTGGAAATTGATCCCGGTGTGGCGCCCAACGAGTACGAAGGCAAGACGACGCCCGGTGTCGGTCACAAGAAACTCGGTTTCTTCGGTCGTGCCCGATGGGAAAACGCGGCAGTCGCAGTTGACGGCCGTTTTCAACTCATTCCCGATAGACCCATCGTGATGTATGCCGGCGACGACCGCCGCAGCGGCCGCATCTACAAGTGGGTCACGCGCGACAACTACGTCCCCGGCATGAGCAAGGCTGAGATTCGCGCCTTGCTCGAGAACGGCAAACTCTACGTGGCTCACTTTGCTGGCTTGGACAATACCACCGGTATCACGTTGCTTGGCGGTGGCACACCTACAGAGGAGAATCCGGGCCTGGGCCGTTGGATTGAGCTGAGCGTCAACAGCACTGACATCGCTCCTAACGCCGCCGCGCTGGGCAATCCGAACAAGACGGTCGGCGAAGCGTTGCGTGATGTGAATTGGAACGGGATCGGCGGCTTCCCTACCGATGACGATGTGCGTCGTGCCTTGTTCACTGCAAGCAACAAGATCGGCATCATGGAACTGAATCGCCCAGAAGACATCGAGTGGAACCCGAAAGACCCCAGTGGCACGCCCCGCCTCTATGTGGCCTTCACCAATCACACAGGTCAGGTCGCCCTCGATCAAAATGGCGTCTTGTTTGATCCAGCCACCCATGCCACGAGGGCTCCTCGCCGTACGGACCGCGCCGGCTCAATCTTCATCATCGAAGAGTCCCAACCGAACAATCCGGGCGCGTCGCGAACGTTCCGCTATTTCGCTGCGTGGCTCGGCACGCGCGGGCAAGGCGCGTTTGATGCGGCCAATCCAGATAACATCATGATTGACAGAGATGGCGGTGTCTGGTTCGGCACGGATGGTAATTACGGAACCAACGGCACAGCCGACGCGGTGTATTACCTGGATTTGAACCCGTCGCACAAAGCAGGCCTCGGCGGCATTGTCAACCCGACGTTCGGCAAAGCCATTCGAGTTGTGGCTGGACCCAGCGATTCAGAAGCCACCGGACCGGCCTTTAGCTCCGACATGCGAACGTTATTCTTTAACGTGCAACATCCAGGTGAGACCATACCGAGCACCTGGCCGCAGACGCGAAGCAGCGGCAAGCGCTAACACAATGAAGGCACGGATGAGTGCCAGTGAGCAAAATTGAAACTGGCCTCATCCGGCTCACCCGTGTGTGAGGTGGAGGGCAATATGAAAACGCGAATGTGGCTTAAGGCAGCCTTTCTACTGCTATGCGGATGGTTGCTGATTAGCGATGTCACTGGCCATCGCATTGTTGGGCAGGATAACTATGATCCGCTGGCGCGAGCCATCGCCAGCATCGGTCAGACCGTCAACTTGGAAGCCGTTGTGCCGCCGCAGTGTTATACGAAGACGGCGGGCGTCGCCAATCCATGCTGGACGTGTCACACCGTACCCATGTTGGTCTCCAACAATTTCCTTGTGGATTGGGAGCTACAAGAGGAATACGCCTTCAGCGATTTTGCTCTGACCAACCGATGGACAAACCTGTTCGTGGATCGCTCCGAAAAGATCGCGGCCATCAGCGATCAGGAGGCGCTCCAGTACATCCGCGAGGATAACTATACACCGTTGCAACGCGCACTGAGTGGGCGCTCAGACTATCCTGGCTATGTACCTGATCTGGATTTCTCGCTCGGCTTCGATGAGGAAGGGTTTGCCAAAGACGGTAGCGGCTGGCGCGCGATTCGCTACAAACCGTTTCTCGGCACGTTTTGGCCGACCAACGGCAGCACCGATGACGTCATGATCCGGTTACCGCGCGCCTTTCAAACCGACGCTGACGGCAAGCTGTCCCGCGAGATCTACAAGATCAATCTGGCGATCCTCGAAGCAGCCATTGCCGGCAATCCACTGATGTCCGACAAAGAACTCATTCACCCGGTTGAACCGATCAACGAAACGCTGGTGGGGATTGACCTGAACAAAAACAACAGACTGGATATTGCCACTGAGATTGTCGGACTGCCAGCGCGTTATGTCGGCGGCGCCAGCAACGTGGTGGTGACACGCGCACTGTATCCTCAAGGCACTGAGTTCCTGCATACGGTTCGCTACATTGACCCTGATAATCCCACGCTGCTTTCCACGCGGATGAAGGAGGTCCGCTACTCTCGCAAAGTCCTCTTTCTGGATACGTGGGCGCTGCTGCGGGCCTACGAGAAAGAGTTCAATGATAAACAAGAAAACGTGCTGCCCATCTTCGCTGGATCACCGCTGGTAGGGCTGCGCAACAGCTTTGGCTGGCAATTACAAGGCTTCATCGAAGATGAACGCGGTCGCCTGCGATTGCAAACGGAAGAGGAGCATCGCTTCTGCATGGGCTGTCACAGTGCTGTTGGGGTGACCGTAGATCAGACGTTCACGCTGGCTCGCAAAGTGCCGGGGGCGGCAGGCTGGCGGCATCAAGACCTGCGTGGCATTCCCGATGTACCACAAGCCGGTCATGCCGAGCCAGAGATTCTGACCTATTTCAAACGGGTCACCGGCGGAGATGAGTTTCGTAGCAATCAGGAGGTTCTGGACCGCTTCTTCCCCAGCGGCCAGCTCGATGAAGTCAGCGTGCGGCGCGCCGCGCCCGGTGGCGATCAGGACATCACCTTCCTGATTGCACCCTCGCGCTCACGAGCTTTGCAATTGAATAAAGCCTACATGGCGCTGGCGCGCGAACAACGCTTCGAGTTGGGCCGAGATACATTGCTTGCGCCCGCAGTCAATGTCCATACAGAGATCGAAAATGGATCAACCGAGCTGAACGCAACCGGCAAGGTTTTCCAAGATGGTCGTCTGTGGCTGGATTGGTCTCAGGCAATGTTCAAGCAAAAACGAAATTGATGGATTCAACCCTGGCATGGATACCCGCTTTGTCTGCATTTCCACTGCTCCTACTTTGAGCCCGTCAGCGCCTTCATGGCACATCAGTATTGACGGGTCCCGCCTCTAGACTGCTTTTTTCCTGTATCCGCCCGAGCCTCCCGGTGACCAAACGCGCCGGGAGGCTCACCTCCACGATTTGATTCAGGGCTTGCGCGATGTTCACACCGTTTTAACGATCAGTTTACACATCCGTTACAGGCCGCAGGTATAATCCATCACGATTCTGTCTTTGCGATCGAATGGATTTGTTGGGTGGTCGCGGAGTGCATGCCTCCCCTACGCCTTTTGCTGGCCACCCATCAAATCGTATCCGCAGGAACTGTCCATCGGGTTCTTGCCACCAAGGATGACTGCCACGAAGGATGAAAAGCAAGCGCAGGTTCAAGAGCAGCTCTTTGAATCTGTTGATCAGTTAATTTGTGCCTATTCTCATTTCAGGAGAATTGCCCCTATGCTTGGTGGCAGGCCACGAAGGATGAGAACGGCGCACAGGCGGGAATGCCTGCGCCACATTTGTGCCACATTCTCAGGGGACGCTACACCATCTGGCGTCGTCGCGCCGGCTCTGTCTGCGAAACCGTTAACGGGATGAACCGGTAGCCCACGCCGATTAACGTCTGAATGTAATTGTGTCCCGATTGCAAGCCCAGCTTGCGTCGCAATCGGCTCACGTGTACATCGAGCGTGCGCGGATCATGCGTCGCGCGTCCTTGCCATAATGTGTTGAGCAGAAACTCGCGTGTCAGGACCCGGCCAGCATTAGTCATCAGTAAGCGCAGCAAGAGAAATTCCTGGCGCGTCAACTGAACCGGCACACCGCCACACTGCACGACAAAGCCTTCATAGTCCACGTACAGGTAGCCATCGAAGTAAAGCGTTTGACCAATTCCTTCAACAATGTTCGGCTTATGCATCGTTATGGTTACATATCACAGCTTTGTAACAAGCGATTAAATATGATGTTACAGAGGTGTAACTTTTAGCGTCTGGTTGTGAGGATACGGATTGACCAAAAGTTAACTTGGATTTAACATGCCGACCTTATAATCACGCGGTGAGGTAAAAATCAGTATGAAGAGAATTCTTCCGTTGATGGTGGCGCTCGTTGTGAGCGTCAGCGGAGCGAGTCTGAGTGGGTGTCCAGCGCCGCAAAATAATCAATCACAGGGTCCAGCCAAGCCGGTGACGGTCAAGGGCTCTGACACGATGGTGATTCTGGGCCAGCGATTTGCCGAGCGCTTCATGAATCAGTATCCGGGCACGACAATCCAGATCACCGGCGGCGGCTCCGGCACCGGCATTGCCGCATTGATCAATGGCAGCACCGACATCGCCCAAAGCTCGCGTCCAATGAAAGAGACAGAGAAACAACAGGTCAGAGAAAGGCACAACAAAGAGGTCATCGAAACGCCGGTGGCGCTCGATGGACTGGCGGTATACGTGCATCACTCGAATCCAGTGAACGAGTTGACGCTGGCTCAAGTCAAGGCGATCTACACTGGCAGCATCACCAACTGGAATGCCGTCGGCGGCAAGAATGCCCCGATTGTGCTCTACAGCCGCGAGAATAGTTCCGGCACCTACGAATACTTCAAAGAGCATGTGTTGAACAAAGAGGATTTCGCTGCAACCGTTCAACCACTGCCTGGCACGGCTGCTGTCGTCAATGCTGTCGGTAAGGACCCCAATGCCATCGGCTATGGCGGCATTGCTTATCTGGAACAGGTCAAACCCCTGCGGCTGAAAAAGGACGATGCCTCGCCGGCTATACCCCCAACGCAGGAACACGTTCTGGCAAAAACCTATCCGATCAGTCGTGATCTGTATTTCTACACGGTGGGGAAGCCGAGCAATCCGGTGGCAATTGATTTCATTCGCTGGGTGCTCTCTGAGCAAGGACAAGCCGTCGTCAGAGAAGTAGAGTATTTTTCACTGCCGGAAGAACGGCGTCGAGCGATTCTGGCGCAGTGGTAAGGTTCAACCGATCATGACCGAGCAGGCAACCATCGCCCTTGCTGTGCAAGCGGCTCACAGTCGTCGCCGCCATATCGTCAATCGGCTTGCGCAGACTGTCATTACCCTGCTGGCCTTGACGGCGATTGTGACGATTGTGCTGATTTTCGTCTTCGTGTTTCGCGAAGCTCTGCCGATTTTGACGGACGCCCGCATTCAGCAGGAAGCCAGCTTATCCAAGCTGTTTCTACCCCTGGCCGAGTTGCGGGAGGCGACACGGTTTATGTGGCAACCCATCGGCGGTGTGGTGGCCAAGTACAGTCTGGTCCCGCTGGTGGTCGGCACGTTGAAAACGACGATAGTGGCGCTGGTATTCGCCGCGCCATTGGGCATCATGGCCGCCGTCTACACATCGGAATTTTCGCCGTCCCGACTGCGCGAATGGATTAAGCCGACAATCGAACTCCTGGCCGGAATTCCCTCGGTGGTGTTAGGGTTCTTCGCGCTGATTGTATTGGCTTCCTGGATGCAAGGCGTGTTTGGTTTTCAGTTTCGCTTAAATGCGATGACGGCTGGGGTGGCGCTGGCGCTGGCCGTTGTGCCCATCATTTACAGTGTCAGTGAAGATGCGCTGACGGCTGTGCCGCGCAGTTATCGCGAAGCCAGTCTGGCGCTGGGCGCGTCCCGCTGGCAGACGGCTGTTCATGTGGTGGTGCCGGCGGCGTTGCCGGGCATTTTCGCCAGTGTCGTGCTGGGTTTTGGTCGCGCCATCGGTGAAACGATGATCGTGCTGATGGCTTCGGGCAATGCTGCTGTGACGTCGTGGAGCTTGACCGATTCCACACGCACGCTGGCCGCCACGATTGCTGCTGAACTTGGGGAAGCTGTGCTGGGAAGCCCGCATTATCACGTACTGTTTTTCATTGGCGCCTTGTTGTTCATCGTGACATTCTTAACCAACTCGTTTGGCGCTTGGGTCGTTGGTCGGATGCGCCGGCGATTGACCGGAGGGGTCTCATAACACGTCGGTATGTTAGCAACGCCCACGATTCATAACCGCACGCATAGGTCATCGGTCTGGCAAACGCTGAGCGAACAAGCGTCGGTGGGATTGCTGGCTCTGGCGACGCTGATCATTGTCAGCATGTTGGCCGTGATCTTAGGCAATGTGATCATTCACGGGGCCGGCCACATCAGTTGGCAGTTTTTGACCGAGCCACCGCGCGAGGGTATGACGGCCGGCGGTATCTATCCGGCGATTGTGGGGACCCTCTTCCTGGTATTGCTCATGACGGTTGCCGCTGTGCCCATTGGCGTCGCCACGGCTGTTTACTTGACAGAGTACGCACCAAAAATCACATTGACGCAAGCGCGCCACCATCTCAAAGACGCGCGGGGCATGCAGCGCCTGCGCGCGCTGGAACAACTCTTCCAGGTAATGTTAACGCAAGTGACGCGGGCCGCCGTCACCACCCTGGCGGGCGTGCCCTCGATTGTATTCGGTCTGTTTGGCCTGGGATTTTTCATTCACTACGTAGGAGACAATCTGGATCGAAATCTGTACGCCGGCGAGCTGGTATTTGGGAAGCCCTCAGTTCTATGGGCGGCCTTGACGCTGGCCGTGTTGACGCTGCCGGTCGTCATCGTTGCCACGGAAGAAGCATTGCGCGCCGTGCCACGAGACGTGCGTGAAGCCAGCCTGGCGCTGGGCGCCACACAATGGCAGACGATTCGCCGCGTCGTTTTGCCACAGGCTCTGCCGGGTATCTTGACCGGCACGATCCTGGCCATTAGCCGCGGCGCCGGCGAGGTGGCGCCGATTCTGTTCACCGGCGCGGCTTATTTCTTGCCCCAGTTGCCTACACGCCTGAATGATCAATTCATGCACCTCGGTTATCACGTCTACATTCTTTCTACCCAATCGCCGAACATTGAAAAGACGAAGCCGATTCTGTATGCTACTGTGCTGGTCTTATTGGTGTTGACGTTCTCGCTGAACTTGGTCGGCGTGATGATTCGGATGCGCATTCGGCAGCAGCTTCGGGCGGGACAGTGAAGGAGGAACCGTGGAAGTTACTTCAGTCAAGGACACAGCGGGAATGCAGGCAAAACCACAATTGGAGAGCACCCAGGGAAGCTTGTTGAATATGCCGCTGGTCATGCCGCGAGAACAAAAGGAGATGGCGGTCACGACGACCAAGGTCAAGGTCGAACGCTTCAATTTCTTTTACGGCGATAAACAAACGCTTTTCGACATCAATATCGGCTTCCCGGAGAAACGTGTCACGGCGCTTATCGGCCCGTCTGGCTGCGGCAAATCCACGCTACTGCGCTCGCTCAATCGCATGAACGACACGATCCCTGAGACCCGCATGGAGGGTAACATCTGGCTGGACGGTCAAAATATCTGCGCTCCTGATGTGGATGTCGTGCGGTTGCGCCAGCGCGTGGGCATGGTCTTTCAGAAGTCGAATCCATTCCCAAAGTCAATCTTTGAGAACGTCGCCTATGGACTGCGCGTCAACAAACTCTACCAGTCGCGCAGCGAATTGGAAGCGCTGGTAGAATACAGTTTGCGACAATCGGCCCTGTGGGATGAAGTGAAAGACCGGCTGCATGAATCGGCGCTGGCGCTGTCGGGCGGTCAGCAGCAGCGTCTGTGTATCGCCCGCGCGCTGGCCGTGAGACCAGATGTGCTGCTAATGGATGAACCGGCCTCGGCGCTTGACCCCATCGCCACGCAAAAGATCGAAGAGCTGATTCACGAATTGAAGCGCAATTACACCATCATCATTGTGACGCACAACATGCAACAAGCTGCCCGCGTCTCAGACATCACGGCGTTCCTCTGGCTGGGCCGACTCATCGAAGTGGATTCAACGGTGAAAATCTTCACCAATCCCGGTCAGAAGATGACTGAGGACTACATTACAGGAAGGTTCGGATGACAGATCACCACCGCAGACTTGACGACGATTTGGATGTGCTGCGCGACAAAGTTTTGCTGCTCGGTGGCGAGACAGAGGCGGCTGTGCAGAAGGCCATGGCGTCGCTGGTGCAGCGCGAC
This window encodes:
- a CDS encoding DUF839 domain-containing protein encodes the protein MHKTISHLAIGVLLAVTLAVILPASLAQDQTDPLSSMVAVTLKDSAGTGATNVADFVKARVNQFARGHLSPTIQFPLANAATDSVRALQGLHHNVVIKWLDNLTFSNAADAPRFGANCDYLAYFGDGWNATPGSAPQYNGSGSAGWVWVNHEYISGEPANTTTAPTNQHLTLAKFLRARGLLTNDITSNIWSQADVDTITRAHKRQLGGSWFRVVQDPSTGEWVVDKNSRNLRYDATSNTLARVAGQGLLTRANDDNGNPLPEGVVPGITGDCSGLQTPWGTIITAEENVQDYYGDLEACWTSQNRFVPGQGFDPGRNISPIITPSPASEFGRLSNPNERHSREYYGYLVEIDPGVAPNEYEGKTTPGVGHKKLGFFGRARWENAAVAVDGRFQLIPDRPIVMYAGDDRRSGRIYKWVTRDNYVPGMSKAEIRALLENGKLYVAHFAGLDNTTGITLLGGGTPTEENPGLGRWIELSVNSTDIAPNAAALGNPNKTVGEALRDVNWNGIGGFPTDDDVRRALFTASNKIGIMELNRPEDIEWNPKDPSGTPRLYVAFTNHTGQVALDQNGVLFDPATHATRAPRRTDRAGSIFIIEESQPNNPGASRTFRYFAAWLGTRGQGAFDAANPDNIMIDRDGGVWFGTDGNYGTNGTADAVYYLDLNPSHKAGLGGIVNPTFGKAIRVVAGPSDSEATGPAFSSDMRTLFFNVQHPGETIPSTWPQTRSSGKR
- a CDS encoding winged helix-turn-helix domain-containing protein, which encodes MHKPNIVEGIGQTLYFDGYLYVDYEGFVVQCGGVPVQLTRQEFLLLRLLMTNAGRVLTREFLLNTLWQGRATHDPRTLDVHVSRLRRKLGLQSGHNYIQTLIGVGYRFIPLTVSQTEPARRRQMV
- a CDS encoding phosphate ABC transporter substrate-binding protein, which encodes MKRILPLMVALVVSVSGASLSGCPAPQNNQSQGPAKPVTVKGSDTMVILGQRFAERFMNQYPGTTIQITGGGSGTGIAALINGSTDIAQSSRPMKETEKQQVRERHNKEVIETPVALDGLAVYVHHSNPVNELTLAQVKAIYTGSITNWNAVGGKNAPIVLYSRENSSGTYEYFKEHVLNKEDFAATVQPLPGTAAVVNAVGKDPNAIGYGGIAYLEQVKPLRLKKDDASPAIPPTQEHVLAKTYPISRDLYFYTVGKPSNPVAIDFIRWVLSEQGQAVVREVEYFSLPEERRRAILAQW
- a CDS encoding phosphate ABC transporter permease PstA yields the protein MLAVILGNVIIHGAGHISWQFLTEPPREGMTAGGIYPAIVGTLFLVLLMTVAAVPIGVATAVYLTEYAPKITLTQARHHLKDARGMQRLRALEQLFQVMLTQVTRAAVTTLAGVPSIVFGLFGLGFFIHYVGDNLDRNLYAGELVFGKPSVLWAALTLAVLTLPVVIVATEEALRAVPRDVREASLALGATQWQTIRRVVLPQALPGILTGTILAISRGAGEVAPILFTGAAYFLPQLPTRLNDQFMHLGYHVYILSTQSPNIEKTKPILYATVLVLLVLTFSLNLVGVMIRMRIRQQLRAGQ
- the pstB gene encoding phosphate ABC transporter ATP-binding protein PstB, with product MAVTTTKVKVERFNFFYGDKQTLFDINIGFPEKRVTALIGPSGCGKSTLLRSLNRMNDTIPETRMEGNIWLDGQNICAPDVDVVRLRQRVGMVFQKSNPFPKSIFENVAYGLRVNKLYQSRSELEALVEYSLRQSALWDEVKDRLHESALALSGGQQQRLCIARALAVRPDVLLMDEPASALDPIATQKIEELIHELKRNYTIIIVTHNMQQAARVSDITAFLWLGRLIEVDSTVKIFTNPGQKMTEDYITGRFG
- the pstC gene encoding phosphate ABC transporter permease subunit PstC → MTEQATIALAVQAAHSRRRHIVNRLAQTVITLLALTAIVTIVLIFVFVFREALPILTDARIQQEASLSKLFLPLAELREATRFMWQPIGGVVAKYSLVPLVVGTLKTTIVALVFAAPLGIMAAVYTSEFSPSRLREWIKPTIELLAGIPSVVLGFFALIVLASWMQGVFGFQFRLNAMTAGVALALAVVPIIYSVSEDALTAVPRSYREASLALGASRWQTAVHVVVPAALPGIFASVVLGFGRAIGETMIVLMASGNAAVTSWSLTDSTRTLAATIAAELGEAVLGSPHYHVLFFIGALLFIVTFLTNSFGAWVVGRMRRRLTGGVS